A window of Gossypium raimondii isolate GPD5lz chromosome 7, ASM2569854v1, whole genome shotgun sequence genomic DNA:
ctattttagccccttaacttttttaaaaatataaatttaatggtaaaaatactaaaaatgtttttttttaattttatttctttaaaatcttaaaataacaagatcaaattttacttttactcttttaaaatttaattttattcccttaaaaataaagttttgactTCGTCCCTGGAAGGATCCGATTTcaacaaaatacaatacatTTCATTAAATGATTTGTTAtctctattttcataaaaagaGGAATATACTATTTCATGtatgagaaagaaaaggaaaaaaaaatccacCATCAAAATGGCATGATTTTTCAACATCCTTATGAATCTTTAATTCCACTTATCTCCAATGATGGTGGAGAACAAAAGTAGGtcaaattatggttttagtccttatattatattcaattttgtgAACTTATGCATTATATTTAATCTGCTTTAGTCCAAATCaacaccattaaaaaaattcattactCCGACATGTATAAAAATCCGAAATTCCTTATTTAAAAGGTGAAATTATGGTTatcagaaaatatttttcaatgattttttcattttaaaaaggTTATGCTTCGCCTCATGATTTggaattttttctaaaaaatttacatCAGTCTACCATCggaaaattttaaggttattaGTAATTTGGACTAAGACATAATATTAATAACTATAAGACGATGAAATTATGacagattaaaatataaaatttaaatcttcaATGCAGTGTAAggactaaaaccataatttaaccaataaaataACCATAACAATGTGGgaataattcaaaattcttCCCCAActtattcttattttgttttataaaatatttttagggcAAAATTATTATAGATCCCTTGTATGAAGagtcagattacattttgtcttttctacttaaaaataagttaattagtCTCAGatattaaatcaaagagtaaactggttattctgttaaaaatttcattcattttaatcgtagaaatggatgaaatttttaataaaagactaatttactctttaatctaatgtataatgactaatttgtctaGGATAAAAAGTAATCTAACTCTTAATACAAGTACTCCATAATacattttccatattttcaGTGAAAACAATTACAAAGAAAAGGATTTTTTTGCAACCAAATGGAACCCAATAATTTGAAAGAGATTGCCACTACAAATggaatttaatttcattgacaATAAGGCAAATTCCTTGAGATAACACTGAGATTTGAATTCATAtgggaaaattttcaatttaccTTGTTTCATCACCTATCTTTGTTCACTACCATGGCAGAGGCAGTCCTTTTTTCTTACACAACATCACCGTTTTCTTTGCAAACAGGTCCTTTCACTATCTCTACCAAATTCTAAGGAATATCTATCAAGTTTTCCCATCACTACATTCTTGAAACTAATAGCTTCTTGAGCTTGTGAACATGATCTTTGCATCCTAACACCACTCAAACTACTTCTAGACTCCGTCGTTTCGACCAACGGAAGCCGCTTTTTTGGTCCCGGTTCCGGCCTTTGTTTCGGGGCACTATGTGACCTCAATTTAGCCTTGAATGATTGTGTGTTAGCCATGTAATTAGGGAAATTCAAGTTCCCAATCCCATAGTGCCTAAAAAAGTTATCAGCACATACACTCTTGGCTGGTGTGACCGGTGCATTAGACACACAACAATTGATGAACCGAGGTGTACTTTGTGCTGTTGAGAACCTACATTCATCTCCGGTTAGTCCCCAATCAGTGTGACTATCCGGAACAGATAAACGAGCCGGAAGTCGAGCTGGAACCGAAGAAGACAGGATTTGAAATGATGGGTCGTCACCGAAATCTGATACTGATGTGTTGGTTCTTCGGGATCTCGATTTAGGTCTACCTGTATCAATCTCCACAATTTTGGGACTTTCTTCAATGTTAAGTGTATCAAGAGAAGCCGATAATCTTCTACTATGAAAAGAAACAGTGCGTTCACTCCTTGTATCATCAAATTTCTCCTAcaatatagattttaattaaaaaacaagaaaaaaaaaaaggtctaAATCAAAAAAAGCAGAAAATAAAGTTGAATTATTGCAATTTTTTACCATAGATTTTCGTGCTTTTTGGGACCTGATTGTAGCTTGTGCTCTTATCAATGCTTGCATGCCATGAAGTGTAGCTGAAGCTTGTTTTCTCACTAAATATCCTCTAACAAGTGCTTGAATTTTCACTAATCCTTTCAAAGCTCGTAATGCTTTTTTAGCCTGTTTTGaaattcgaaaataaaaactccatgtttcaaaaacaaaacaaaaaatcgACACCCACCCTTTTTAGGTCGAGTAGTCAAGAAAACAACGTTTGCTCCGCCATATGTAACTACCCAAAATCGATTTAAATTACCAGATAGCCTCTGAAAACGGATTGAATCTTAATGGCAGCCCACTTTCCATGTCCACCACCGCCGAACATGGTACCTCTTCCATGACTCGTAAGCCTCACCACCGCCACAGCTGCCTGAGCGGCGGCGACAGCGGCATCTGCAGCAGCAGCCGTGGCAGCTGCCACCGCAATTGCGTGCTTATTCTGCTCTTTCTCCGTTTCATTGTAGAATGATCTCAGCCAAACCACCTCTGCCGGTGATATATTTGGTGGTATCGTTGTAGGGTTGTGACATAATCCGCCGCTTGATTCCCGCCCTGAATGGCCAATGCTACACCGTTTCTTATCTTTCCGGTCACCGGAACTTGGGCATTCTTTGGTGTTCTTTATCCCAAATAAGCTCTTTAGCCACCTTGTAGCTTTTCCCATTACTTAAATGCAAAACAAGTGAAAGAAAGGGGGTTCTTTTAAAAGTGAAATCTAAAAGTGGCCCATTTTTATACGATAGCTTTGGGAAGTAGAAATGGTGAACTGAATACAGCCTCAGCTCACAATTTTAGCTGCTTTTCCATGTTGTTAAAAAGGGTGATGGCAAGTTGTTGAAGAATAACATTACTATACTTTATAAGTAATGATTTTAGAAGAAAGGTCAattatttgtgaagaagaaaatttgggaaacaagaaaaataaaataattttaaaccatTCCTCGAAAACCGAgaagttaattaaatatttttttatataaattgttcaaattaatttttatgttaataataaCTATCGACAtccaaattaacaaataaattaacttCTCAATTTTCCGCAAATTAAGATGTTTGGTTttttagaaactaaaataaaggGAACTAAGTTATCATCTTATCATCCTCTTCTACCCTGTTTTctcacttaatttaaaaattagataaattacgTTTGATCAAAGGGCAAACtagtcattttgttaaaaattactTCCAATTCTACTGTTAACTGATCTTTGTACATCAACATGAGGTACACGTGGCACACTAAGTATCACTTCTTGATTATTCCGTTAGCCACGTCgatttttaacagtacaaactgataaaattttaacaaaaaatatcaatttgctctttgatctaacttatagagactaatttgcttatttttggaGTAGAGGGAGTAAAATACAATCTGACTTCTAGTACAGGGGCCTcaatgatacttttaccaaaaaaaactaatttcctaattttttaaaaggaacaaagaaatattttggtttaattctGAATTTCATCACTCTACTATACAAAAATTAAGAAGTTAACTTCTCTACTTTAATATGTCACAATTTATGAAAACTGAGAAAGTAGTGtagttattaataaaatataagaaattgaaCTTCTAATTGTACTAATCTGTTGCATATACATTGTTGATattcaattcaacaatttaatgaCAATGTTTAATGCTACCCAATTTGCCTAActtcttgatttttattatattacaagACCTAATCAAGACAAATTAAACTAGAGGGTTAACAGTCATAATTAgacctttctttttttaatttttgatgatACAAAAGTCATTGTGTTCATATTAGTAgtatttgaaattcaaaaccagagaaaagggaataaaaattataaaatactgcCATGGCATTGGGAGAAACTGCATTACATGACAAAAACATGCCGCTGAAAGATTCAGAGGGTcttaaaaggaaaacataaattattaataattataatgtaattataatgTGATTAATACTCCAAAAAGagttcatttttaatatattgatagtaaaaaaaaaaagaaagaattaaaagctccAATGGGAAACCAATGTTTGAGGGAAGTTTGGGTTtggcaagaaaataaaaacaaaataaaacagtGTCTTAGCAGTGTGAAAAACAGACATATAAACACAAAGATGCCCTTAGGGACCTCAGCTTCTGACAATCTCGTGaaacctttgatttttttaatgtgctTACGCTTCTTCTTTACctatttgcaatttttttttgttgattgtaGGAATTTCTCATAAAAATACAGCTGACTATTAAATATACTTTATAGGATCGAGTCTTGATCGCATGATTAAAGAGTAAGGTAAACAAatctttgcatttgtttttatttttgtaacaaCATAAAATGTAAAGTCAGCTTCTTATGGAAGTTTACATCGTTAGAGCATGGATAACGAGagtaatttatatggttagggGTGTAGAAAACCACTATTTATAGTGATAAAAGTATGTTGTGTATCTATAAAGTGGAGTTTTTACATTATCTATTTACCTTTATCTCTTCATAGGGTTGAAgctaaaaaattgttttagggagataaaaagttaaaatgcaattttatcatcatattaacttgtaattttttaagctttaaaatggttattagacaattttaccatttttgagGGAGTTAAAGCTATCCCCTTATCTAGCCCCGCCTGTAATAGCCTGATTTTaggcttagtcggaacagtggtttcgggaccacaaatccgacaaaaaaaaatgtaatggcttgaattttcagaggtgtcggaacggtgattcgagatcactaaattcgacaaatgggtagaaaatattattaatttagtaagtataagttaaatatgaagttaggaaaatttttgaaatagtgaatagtgcactagaaataaatattaaaataattagaatcgaaatgaagtatcaagacctcggggattttaaactgagccataaatatttttataaatatttatggagtgttaaaaagttagtattaaagtttcgttaagaaattttaaagttccgataattaattgaacaaaaagtactaaattgtaacaaatgcaaaattttgggaaatgattaaatagcttaaatgataaaaggaagagggcttaaaaggcaaatagacccaaggtctatttgggctggacggcagaggcatgaaatcagcaagaaagtaaggagaattaagggcaaaattggaaaatttgcttaataaagttaggacccaagtggaattatctagatttctcttcatttttctgaattctcatcagctaaaacaccatggaagggcttcttcaagctggttcttcatatttttattacaagtaagttcaattcttgactatttcttgaaatttttgtatttttatgacttttacaactaggcccacttgttaaattcattagtttttgattttatgaaagaagttgaaagttgatatgaatatgtgctggaagtatatgatgatttagcatgaaattagagctttaaattgttcatatgctgattttattgaaagaattgaatagaaagtgaatgtttgggacctaatagtaaaagagtttgaagatagagttatatgtggaaattctgaatttcaatagttgtgtaacaacttataatgtccagtaaagtactaattgagaaaattagattaattgaggggttaattgagaaaggaccgaattgtataaactgtaaaatttggggcaaaatggaaatcaacattttgcactaaagcagttttggacagcagcagtagtgtaactttgaaaaatcaccaaaaattatagagattgaattagaggatgaataaaatatgaaactaaagcttattgagtctagtttcttataaaagaaatgatgtgagcaatggaattttaaatcatgagatataatagattttgtgagacaaggtcagaatgaattcgggttcccctgttctgactttggaaaatcattaaaaattgtacaaaaatgattatgagttatagtttatatggttagaatccttaatgagtctatttttagaagaaacaagctaaaacatcatccgaattctgtacaatgagataattaatttttagtgaagagtggttggaactgtcagacagcaaaacaggggaaaatttaaagaataaactgtactattttgctgaaccaaaaattctgaaaattttatggtatgaagatatgtgagtctagtttcagggaaaattaacggatcttaatttggaggtctgtagctccagataaaaataatttagtgactctgactcggataaacaactttgaatatacatgttagtgaatattgaaattatggttaatgttgtttaagtgtgttatacacattaaggatgtggaatggagaggaggaggaggaaaattgggaaatatatgaatgattcgtataaatggtcatatgtttgattataactcataaacgattaaatatgaatgatgcttattttgtgcattattggtcatggtttaagctcatgtgtgaaaataaagtttcatagtatgtgtgtatggtatattcagatatgatttggcatgaaataataccatgaatggtttatgaattaacacatgttggtaagcctgatatatgaataaatgatcaaattgagcggaacgccggatttgagtacttctgatcaggtgacaaagtgataagtgatagcttcggctatacttatctgatcaagtgacaaagtgataagtgatagcttcagctacacttatctgatcaagtgacaagtggaaagtgataagtgatagcttcggctacacttatctgatcaagtgacaagtgaaaagtgataagtgatagcttcggctatacttatctgatcaagagacaaagtgataagtgatagctttagctacacttatctgatcaagagacaaagtgataagtggctacacttatctgatcaagaaacaaagtgataagtggctacacttatctgatcaagaaacaaagtgataggtggctacacttatctgatcagggacaagtgataagtgatcatacgtaagaccatagttatactatggcaaagtgaaagtgaagtactcaattttccgtgactgctccctaatttgattaaggatggtaagtgacaaatgggcccaaaagaattaaagtaaatggataagtggtagtgtatttatatcaggacgatgttgttattcaaactaaagtgatattttcattgctaaattgagaatttcataaatgtgttattgaatggtataatcaataaacattgagttaaatggtaaatacgtattagttttgaatttgatgtcattgaattgtacgtgaattaaatggaaattgctagtgatatgatttaaattatgagcatgagaaattgcgaattgaatgaaatggaaatgaagcattaaattgcatgagtatgtatcgggtctcgcaggccctaattattatgattataatattttgaggatatattgtgaaaagttatagaaacatgttaattattttgaaagttttatatattaatgaaattttataactcggttaaatacgtttacaagtgtatgtgttttggtaatgcctcgtaccctattccggtgttggatacgggtaaggggtgttacaccgcCTCCTTGGCAAAGTTTTTATAGATGAAGAAGGGTTGAAAGTGGGTCCTTCTTTCATGACGGTCTCTTTATAAAGTTTGATTTTAGGTCTGATTTACGGTGTGAACTGGATTTGGTTATGAATCAAATGAATTGGTAAGTCTAATGAGGTGGGATCATTAAATGAGGTTGAACTCAATGTAACAGTTGTCCTTAATTGGGCCATAACAACATTGCCTCTATTcgtaaaatacaaaaatataataactctttttaattttttaaccctagcaaataaattaatatttagttaaAAGAATTTCATTACCATTAATGAGAATAAGCTCATTCATTTTGGTAATAAATAGCCTCAATTCAAACACTAATAGTGATCTTCCATCCATTCTTATCTTTTATAGCCCTCAACGCTAGGTTTTTAGAATTGTAATGGgccatttttgcccgggcccatcaaaaaataaactaagaaataaaataaaaataattattacaaacccaaaataaaaattattacaagcccaaagcaaaaaaaaatcctaagcCCAATTAACAGGCCTATAACCTAAATAGTCCCACAACCTAAACAGTTCCAGCAAAAGCAAAAAAACCCTAGAGCCCTACGCCGCTCCTCCTCGATCGCACCGCCCGCACCTCGTCCCAAGGCCTGACACCCTTACTGCTGTCGTGAGACAAGATACTCGCCGATTAAAAAGTTGTATTGTGCTTTAATTTGGACAACCTGGAGACTGAGACTGTACATATTGTACCATACAACTTGGCTAATCTAAAAAATGGACCAtctaaagtacatgatggagtcgATTGCTCAGAATAGAAGAATGGCCCGATGGCAAATTCTACTTTCcgaatttgacatagtctaTGTAAACCAGAAGGCAgtaaaagggagtgcaatagcagaTTTTCTAGCCAGTAGGGCTCTAGAAGATTACGAGCCATTAAActatgattttccaaatgaaaatcTGATGTATGTTGCAACCACTGAAGAAGAGGCTCAAGAAGGACATCCTTGGAAACTAAAATTTGATGGGGCCTCCAACGCTATGGGTAACGGAATTAGAGCAGTCCTGGTATCCCCAAACAGATATCATTATCCATTTATtagcaaattggattttgattgcataAATAATATGACAGAATAcaaagcttgcatcatgggtatccgTGTGGCCATAGAACATAAGATCAAAGTACTAGAGGTATATGGGGATTCTGTACTAGTAATCTATCAACTTAAAGGATAATGGGAGACAAAAGATCCCAAGTTGATTGAGTATAGAAGGCTGGTCCTTGAACTAATTAAGGAGTTTGACGGCATcaccttctgttatctcccGCGAGATGAAAATCATATGGCTGACACCCTGGCTTCTTTAGCTTCCATGGTCAAGATGAACAAACAGGAAGATGTAAAACCTATCCAGATGATTATTTATGAGGCTCCGGCTCATTGTTACAacattgaagaagaagaaaaggatggTAACGATTGGTACCATGATATACTGCGGTATGTGAAGAATCGTGAATACCCTGACCAAGCAATTGAGAATGATAAAAGGACGTTGAGAAGACTGGCCAGTGACTATGTCTTAAATGGGTAGATCTTATATAATAGAAGAAATGATCAGGTACTACTAAGACGTGTAGACATTGTTGAGGCTAAAAAAATCTTGGTTTTACAGTGGCCagacaaatcatgagattcgggtattatTGGTCTACCATAGAAGGGGATTGCATCAGttatgccaagaaatgccataagtgccaaatttatggaAATAAAATTCATGTGCCTCCTTCACCTCTTTATGTTATGACTTCTCAGTGGCCTTTCTTTTTGTCGGGCATAGATGTCATTAGGTCAATCTCGTCAAAAGCTTCCAATgggcatcgattcatctttgcgGTCATCGATTACTTTACCAAGTGGGTAAAGGTCACTTCCTACGCCAATGTCAAGAAGTCGGTAGTTagtaaattcttgaagaaagagACCATATGTTGGTATAGAATGCcagaaagaatcatatctgacaatgcattgaacttgaacaacAATTCGATAGTGGAGGTTTGTAGTtaattcaagatcaaacaccACAACTCATCAtcatatcgcccaaaaatgaatggtgcggTGGAGGCagccaataagaacattaagaatATAGTGGGGAAAATGACAGAGACTTACAAAGATTGGTATGCGAAGTTACCATTTGCTCTTTATGCGTATCGAACGTTTGTCTGAACCTCTACcagggcaatgcctttctcattggtttatggaatggaggtgATTTTGCCCATTGAAGTCGAGATTCCATATCTCCGAGTATTGGTAGAGTTGAAGTTGGATGAAGTAGAATGGATCCAATCCCGATAtgatcaattgaacttgattgaagagaagaggttaaaagctatttgtcatggtcagatgtaccaaaaatgaatgatgcgagcttatgaCAAAATGATTCGCCtcagagaatttcatgaaggggacctggtattgaaaaagatcattcCCACACAAAAGGGTTTCAGAGGAAAATGGATACtaaactgggaaggaccttatgtggtaaaAAAAGCCTTTTCTAGAGGAGCATTAATTTTGACCAAGATGGATGGCAAAAACCTGTCTAATCCTgtgaatttaaattcaataaagaaatacttcacttaaaaaaagagaggccaaggtgaaaactcgtaaaagggcgctttgagaccaaaggggttttgagttgaaaacccaagaaagggaaattcaaattttgatcgaagATGGGGCATGTGGTAGTCTTGTCCTTTCCGAATTAACAAGGAGAAGGgatgctacatcttggggcattaACAAAGTACTCTAGgtcttctaaacacatatcaagttcaaaggGTCTTCGAGAAGTTAGTATGAAAAAGCTCATGCCATGATATCTAGGGCAcctattttcatcttattcattttgtatcttagcaaaatttgctattttgattaatttattcatttcgagctttggTCCCAATAAATTCTAATCTTGtccattgttatgatctttttcaagcatttttcattgaaatagcgattaatggactaataatattcaagtaaaagaAGTTCTGCATATTTTTCTGAAAGGTTTTCTAAATGGTACGAGTACCTGAAACCAGACCACTAGTCAGAACTAACCAAGTCTAAGAGGTGGAAACATTTGGCAAATAATAGTCTAAATTGTGATTATTTCCTCGAGATTTCTGTCAAAAATACCAactgaagaagaagacaaggtAATACGTCAGTGATAGAACTTCAACGAATAACGAGCAATGttaacctaagcattaaaagatgatcattctcgaaaaaaatgACATTTCACATTCATGGaaacatcattcatacacatctagttaggagtgtttgattcattctgatcatgacatcctaatcacttgACATAAATAGATCCATGAAATGGActctacaggtcatgttcttCAGAGAATGGTGTAACAAATCAGTGAAactacaaatcctatacccctgaagttgcagtgggatggattgaagttATCAtgacaaatcctatctccctgaagttgcagaggagcaaattaaagccacaaatcttatctctctgaagttgcagtagagtagattgaagatagcaaattttatctccctgaagctgcagtagagcagattaaagatagcaaatcttatctcctgaagttgcagaggagcatattaaagccacaaatcttatctctctaagttgcagtggagcagattgaagataacaaatcttatctccctaaagttgcagtggagtagattgaagatagcaaatcttatctcttgaagttgtagtggagcagattaaagccataaatattatccccctaaagttgtagtggagcaaattgaaAGGCACAAATCTtatccccctaaagttgcagtggagcggattgaagatagcaaatcttatctcctaaagttgcagtggagcagattaaagccacaaatcttatctccctaaagttgtagtggagcggattgaagatagcaaatcttatctcctaaagttgcagtcgagcagattaaagccacaaatcttatctccctaaagttgtaatGAAGCAAATTGaaaatagcaaatcttatctcctgaagttacagtggagcagattaaagccacaaatattatctccttgaagttgcagtggagcagattaaagatagcaaatcttatctcctgaAATTGTAgaggagcagattaaagccataaatcttatctccctgaagttgcagtagagcatattgaagatagcaaatcttgtctctaagaagttgcagtagagcagattaaagctataaatcttatctccttaaagttACAGTAGAAAAGATTGAAgatacaaatcttatctccctgaagtagtggagcagattgaatatgc
This region includes:
- the LOC105790017 gene encoding protein IQ-domain 26, translating into MGKATRWLKSLFGIKNTKECPSSGDRKDKKRCSIGHSGRESSGGLCHNPTTIPPNISPAEVVWLRSFYNETEKEQNKHAIAVAAATAAAADAAVAAAQAAVAVVRLTSHGRGTMFGGGGHGKWAAIKIQSVFRGYLAKKALRALKGLVKIQALVRGYLVRKQASATLHGMQALIRAQATIRSQKARKSMEKFDDTRSERTVSFHSRRLSASLDTLNIEESPKIVEIDTGRPKSRSRRTNTSVSDFGDDPSFQILSSSVPARLPARLSVPDSHTDWGLTGDECRFSTAQSTPRFINCCVSNAPVTPAKSVCADNFFRHYGIGNLNFPNYMANTQSFKAKLRSHSAPKQRPEPGPKKRLPLVETTESRSSLSGVRMQRSCSQAQEAISFKNVVMGKLDRYSLEFGRDSERTCLQRKR
- the LOC128042583 gene encoding uncharacterized protein LOC128042583; translated protein: MDHLKYMMESIAQNRRMARWQILLSEFDIVYVNQKAVKGSAIADFLASRALEDYEPLNYDFPNENLMYVATTEEEAQEGHPWKLKFDGASNAMGNGIRAVLVSPNRYHYPFISKLDFDCINNMTEYKACIMGIRVAIEHKIKVLEEFDGITFCYLPRDENHMADTLASLASMVKMNKQEDVKPIQMIIYEAPAHCYNIEEEEKDGNDWYHDILRYVKNREYPDQAIENDKRTLRRLASDYVLNG